The genomic stretch aatattaacgatGGAGAGGCGTTTTCTTATAACGCTGAAAACACGACAACAATATCAACCTTTTGATCGAAACGAATcaaatgttcaaatacttaTGAACGCTAGTGTACCTACTGTACTTTTGTCGCTGTAACCACAGTACATAAGACGTAAGAAGAAATGGACACCACTTATTACACTTCGACCGAATGACATTTTCGTATTACAACGCGCATGCTAGCGCAAACAGTTCAACGAAATAATCCGTAAATAGGCGTAACGATGGGCGCGTGCTATTTACACGGTTAAACGGTTTTCTGCGTCTACCAAGGCgtgtgtaatccaaacgaacgAGGACAACATCGTTGACAGCAGCGATGCAGGTGCTGCAACGAGCAACTTTCGTACTCTGACACTTATGCCATATTTCTCTGTCTCCTTCGCCGCAACGGCAACCTTCGACCTCGACTTCCGTGTTATCGCGTTGCACCTGtcgcgagctattttgcttgcaAATAGATCGCCTACGAAATCCGCGTGTTGTTTCGCCGAGATTCCAGTGCCACGACAATTCGCAGGACCGACGTTCGCCTTTTTCTTTCCAGTTTGTCATTTATCGTACACCGAGCTAGCATTATAATTCGGAATGTTGTTAATTGCAGCGTATGGATTTTACTGCCATATTTTTGTCAAAGTGTTTCATTTAAATGGAATTAAGTAACAACGATAGATCATCTTGTTTgattatcttttatatttttagtcCATTTTTcacttaattttacacgaacacgatttatttcttcattaCCGTTGAATACTCGTCGCACGAGCACAAACGActttattgtaatataaatcGACTGTAAAAGTACTATATTACTTAGGTTATTTACAAAGCAatcttttaattaatcgatagCGAGGTACGAATATATTATGGCGATCAATTAATAACGTCGGTTCATCGATCTACAATACGTTTAATCTAAAGGTTTTACATCTTAGTTCTTACGAAATGCTTTTCTTCGTCGCATCATCTTCGAACAATTTACACACGGATAGCGTAATTCGGTGAATTCCAGGCAAGAGAATTCAAATTTCCAGAGAGACGTACGTACATaaagtcaaattctttaaatCATTCGGAGAAAAAAGCACGCGGTCGACTTCTTCGCGCGATACTGTCCTTTTGAGAACGAAACGTAACGGAAAACTACAATCCGTTTTTCGCGTCTTTGGAGGGATGTGCGGCTATCCAGTCGAGGGCACGCTGGATGAGAACGGGTATTGGTTGCGTGGGTGGTGGCGTTGGCAGATGCGGCCCTTGAAATGTGGCACCGTTTTCGTTAGCTAACCAGCCGAGGTTGATTTTCGTACCATCCGGAGCGGTCCACGAGGCCGAGCCGCGAACTTCTTCGGCTTCCGCGTCCTTTTGACCACGATTCTTCAAAACACCCTCTTCCTCGACGGCAATGCCATTAGCGGTTTCCCATTTCGAGTAAAAACTTCCATCCGGACTTATATCTTGACTTTGACTGACGATGGCGATCGGTTTGTCCGCGGCTAGCGCCATAACTACCACATTCAGCAGGCAAATTGTCCGGAAGTGCATGATGCAAATAACGGGTGGAAAAATGTCTGAAAAAAGTCATTACGTGTAATCGTAACGTGTTAAGGTATATTATTCTAACTTGACTCAACAGCAGAACTTTATTCGTCCGAATTCTAtttattggaattttaattaaaattaattaaaaaattaataaaaaacgTACTAAAATTCactaaaattagaaaataaacgaTGACGTATATATGAACAGCTATATGTTGATCTTTTTCATATGCACTGTATCCCCGACGAGTAGATACGCGTAATTCTAtctgtattacgtattatacTTTCGTACCGGTTAATTATCACGTATCTCGTTAAAACCGTGACAAGTGTCCGATCATAAATCTAAGTAACGAAGTAGTTATCCGTTTAGGCCGGTTAATTCAATTAAGTCGTTTTACGAACGTGATGATTAAGTTAAGCGTTGAAATGTGGCGTAAGTAGTCGCAACGATACGCCTGTTAATCGGTAATCGATGGAACGTGTGCGCGCTAAGATAACGATCGAAAGTCTATCTATCGATCATACTTGGTTATTGACGGTGTCCACGCGATCGTCCAACCTCGGTTTCTGAATTTCCAGATAGCGCGTGCAAAACCCTACTGGCGAGTGCACATCTATCGCATGCACCTTTTATAGTTTGAAATACTCTCCGCTATCACCGACATTTTCCGTCAAATGTCACTCGGTGATACCGGTTCAGCCTTCGTATGACCGGTATCGCGTAATAAAGAAAACCTTCCCGGCTGGGTTATGGCACGGGCAACCTGCAATCAATCCACGCCTAGATCGTCAATTATAGTAACCGTTACCGTGGATACACACttgctataaatatacaaattgcTTGGAACTTGTGTTTACTTCTGGAGCTTCCTTCGAGGAGATTGGACAACGCGCATAAGCACCGTGTCAACGAGTTCGCGTCTCTTCTCTTTAAAGAACGTGAGAAGTCACTTTTATGTAGTTTATTTGTTGTTTATGTATCCCCTATTACTTTTATGAACGACcagtttcatattttcttacGCAATATACGAACAAAACAGATCCCTGTTTTCACGTTTCCATGTTTCCTTTTATTTCGCTTGTTTTTATACAATACGAAAGCAAAAATTTATGCGTTGGACTAGcttgaaaaaacaaaaaaccCTCGCTTTCCGATCGtacgatacatatacgtatgtCAGTTTTAAATGTATACGCTAAGAGTATCGAAGTACGAGAAGTAGCAAAAAGTGTTTCAAATGAAAGTTGTTTGACTTCATGGGCCAAACTTAACAGGATATCTTGATTTCTCTTTATATTCGTCTTTAAAGAGGCTTCAATGCCAATGTAACGTTTTTTAATTCCCTGCAAAAAAAGTATCGAGGTACTTCGATTTGGGTCGAAAAATGAtcagtttaaaagatattttaattttcatcttGCAAAACTTGTCGTACGAACGACAAGGAAAGACAACGTGGTACCTTTATGTTTACGTTTTTCTTGTAACATTATAAACAGAAGGTTATCTTCATGTGTCTCGGAGAAGATTCGGAGTCTGAATACAAAAATCAATTACTCGCTACATCAAGAAGGGAGAGAAGGACATTTATTTCGAATTTATAAGAACCAGCAACAGCTAAGAAACAAAAGTTGTCGAAGAAAAGAATCAAGCTAGATGGTATATGTGCTTATCAGGAAGAATATGTTGCGGGGCACTTGCAACAAAGTTGAGTACAGTGTACGTATAGGGTGTAATAGAGGGGCGCTCGAAAACTGTAGAACAGAACAGAAGAACTTAACTATTTTCGATTTTATCGTtgttaatttactttaatCGCCAATACCGTACAGTGTATACGGTTTTACCCATTCCAGAGCTGCAAAATCGGGGAAAATAGAGCTTTCGTTCTATTCTTATTTCAAGTACTAAAACGCAATTTGTTagttctattttcttttttctctttctttgtttcttgCTCGTTATAAAAGTATCTAATAAATACAAGTTTGCCCTATAGTAAAATAAAGTACAGTATGCTATATGACACTTTCCTCGTTATTGACGTATTGTTATTGACGTTATCAATCGTATCGATAATGCTGTTACGTTTTGACAAATACTCGCTGTCAGCTACCTCCAGATTCGAAAGAGgagtattacgtcataacgatatatatCTGACTTCGTCGACCGTTAATTTTTTAGCAACGGTACGCCTACGTAATGGTTCGGAACGAACCTGAatgtagaaacattttttataaaagaaaggCATATTTGGTAAAGGTATACTTGTGAGAAAAAAGAATGAGATTTTAGCAACAACGAAAGTTTAAGAAGCGTGTCTCAACAAACAATGATACAtacttgaaaataattaatctcGTGATTTACAGTGATGTTACGCATACCGTGGACTAgttcttttaaaaaatgatcTGTCAGAGAAAGCACAATTCTAATGAGCGGAAACAGTGGCTTTTGAATATTTCGTACAAGGTATTATACTGTCCGACAGCACCACCCGGGACTTTTCATTGCGACAAGTGCAATTAGTCAtctctttatttaaatattcgaaGCACTTTAGAGACCGCGTAACTtgtagaaagaaagaagaagatttaAGAAAtacgtgtttctttttttctttttttccaagCCTGTGAGGCAACGATGGGTCAATGTCGAATGAGTCACGGTTCAACCATGGttattagaaattttgtaattgtttCACGACCTTTCTCATTCTAACTATCAGTTTGCGTGCTTCGAGCGGTTTCAAGCGGTCTTTCGAAACTTCTGACAAACCTAAATTACACGAGGACCTAGGGAGAAAAGAATTCTC from Bombus huntii isolate Logan2020A chromosome 8, iyBomHunt1.1, whole genome shotgun sequence encodes the following:
- the LOC126868950 gene encoding endocuticle structural glycoprotein SgAbd-8-like; this encodes MHFRTICLLNVVVMALAADKPIAIVSQSQDISPDGSFYSKWETANGIAVEEEGVLKNRGQKDAEAEEVRGSASWTAPDGTKINLGWLANENGATFQGPHLPTPPPTQPIPVLIQRALDWIAAHPSKDAKNGL